In Streptomyces sp. P3, one DNA window encodes the following:
- a CDS encoding TniQ family protein, with protein MAPVPGEALDSWVEAIAHRTDTYLNDLLPALGFLPRHEGLSPARWDWSGMPTDLELESIASATGITAGQVHRMTLRPYDQRALVLNPHSRRVDQRLLWGRARGSRYCPVCLSESGGRWQVSWRLGWSFACLVHNRLLADDCPGCLRPQHMRPHSGYGIPIPGRCANTTRGSDKHPRCHHDLTSAPSLPFPAESPVLQAQHLLATCIDTGRAEFGIYAADPQPARVALADIRALAARFLMAASRAADLMSDTCLTHGIPAEVVTRMPTREHTSRFPDRPGASAPPGAPSTAAAVLAALNILNQPAFAEARQRMRSLVEAVSRVSPQAALTVSTWGADISPLLKSVHLAAGLHRRPLSEQLRHRAVTSTPRKPPADAGRATQRARKIPTLAWPGWWLRIAPAQGAFDTIMRQALSAMLLIVGSRMDKKAAFTSLGSHLNSSHMSRMLRVLEKSGHWDAVQEALTRVSDYLDNTDIPIAYHRRRHLDYHQLLPDEQWHSICRTVGISAGKQRRAGIVRAVLVERLSAQPTPNTTPRTVRDHKVKFPVWHTPALAEALDDVARAFLNRHHLAHEPLTWQPPTTLLDGLDLPGCDPHTVDLARLHQLIRGPSQSPTAAAQKLDTTPEVVRYLLALHPAPTTQRAAHGWRPNAALRYAREALPPDDLARLYTVRQRTLQQIGDQIGVSARVITNLADEYGIPLRRPREPGHNRTVHIDREWLQEQYLVRQRSATDLAAELGIGASTLLKRIKEAGIQTRTRGGGSHQRVLHRDTELQHIPSQLRPALTGRLGRTRLELFAAAAPYGSLAKAAKALDIVDATLRTAIRQVEADLGLHLIERATPTTPMQLTGPGRRILAVIHAWQRGEEAPTPAFSATNPPPPAGPTLLTTSKRDDLE; from the coding sequence TCAATGACCTCCTGCCCGCCCTGGGCTTTCTTCCGCGCCACGAGGGGCTGTCACCGGCCCGGTGGGACTGGTCGGGGATGCCCACTGACCTGGAGCTGGAGTCGATCGCGTCGGCCACCGGCATCACGGCCGGGCAGGTGCACCGGATGACGCTGCGCCCCTACGACCAGCGCGCCCTGGTGCTCAACCCGCACAGCAGGCGAGTCGACCAGCGGCTGCTCTGGGGCCGCGCGAGGGGCTCGCGCTACTGTCCCGTCTGCCTGTCCGAGAGCGGCGGACGCTGGCAGGTGTCGTGGCGGCTGGGCTGGTCGTTCGCCTGCCTGGTGCACAACCGGCTGCTGGCCGACGACTGCCCGGGCTGCCTGCGCCCGCAACACATGCGCCCGCACAGCGGCTACGGCATCCCGATCCCCGGCCGGTGCGCGAACACGACGCGGGGCAGCGACAAGCACCCCCGCTGCCACCACGACCTGACCTCGGCCCCCAGCCTCCCGTTCCCGGCCGAATCTCCGGTGCTCCAGGCTCAGCACCTGCTTGCCACCTGCATCGACACCGGCAGGGCCGAGTTCGGGATCTACGCGGCCGACCCCCAGCCGGCCCGGGTCGCCCTCGCCGACATCCGCGCGCTGGCCGCCCGCTTCCTCATGGCCGCCTCCCGGGCAGCGGATCTGATGTCCGACACCTGCCTCACCCACGGCATCCCCGCCGAGGTCGTCACCCGCATGCCCACCCGGGAACACACCTCGCGCTTCCCCGACCGTCCCGGCGCATCGGCGCCACCGGGGGCGCCGTCGACGGCTGCGGCCGTTCTTGCCGCACTGAACATCCTCAACCAGCCCGCGTTCGCTGAAGCCAGGCAGCGCATGAGGTCCTTGGTGGAAGCCGTCTCGCGGGTGTCGCCCCAGGCGGCCCTGACCGTGAGCACGTGGGGTGCCGACATCAGCCCTCTTCTCAAGTCCGTGCACCTTGCCGCTGGCCTACACCGCCGGCCGCTGAGCGAGCAATTGCGCCATCGAGCCGTCACTTCGACCCCCCGAAAGCCACCCGCCGACGCGGGCCGGGCGACCCAACGCGCCCGCAAGATCCCCACTCTCGCCTGGCCGGGCTGGTGGCTACGGATAGCCCCCGCGCAAGGCGCGTTCGACACGATCATGCGTCAGGCCCTGTCTGCGATGCTCTTGATCGTCGGCAGCCGAATGGACAAGAAGGCAGCCTTCACCAGCCTCGGCTCTCACCTCAACTCCAGCCACATGTCCCGCATGCTGCGCGTGCTGGAGAAGTCAGGCCACTGGGATGCCGTCCAAGAAGCACTCACCCGCGTCAGCGACTACCTCGACAACACCGACATCCCGATCGCCTACCACCGGCGCCGACACCTGGACTACCACCAGCTGCTGCCCGACGAGCAGTGGCACAGCATCTGCCGCACCGTGGGCATCTCGGCAGGCAAGCAGCGCCGAGCCGGCATCGTACGCGCGGTACTCGTCGAGCGCCTCAGCGCACAACCCACCCCCAACACGACACCTCGAACCGTGCGCGACCACAAGGTCAAGTTCCCCGTCTGGCACACCCCCGCCCTGGCCGAAGCCCTCGACGACGTGGCCCGCGCATTCCTGAACCGCCACCACCTCGCCCACGAACCACTCACCTGGCAACCACCCACAACCCTGCTCGACGGACTCGACCTGCCCGGATGCGACCCCCACACCGTCGACCTCGCCCGACTGCACCAGCTCATCCGCGGCCCTTCCCAGTCACCCACCGCGGCCGCGCAGAAACTCGACACCACGCCCGAAGTGGTCCGCTACCTCCTGGCCCTCCACCCCGCTCCCACCACCCAGCGCGCAGCTCACGGCTGGCGACCCAACGCAGCCCTGCGTTACGCACGGGAGGCACTGCCACCCGACGACCTCGCCCGCCTCTACACCGTGCGGCAGCGCACACTCCAACAGATCGGCGACCAGATCGGGGTGAGTGCACGTGTGATCACCAACCTCGCCGACGAATACGGCATCCCCCTACGCCGCCCACGCGAACCCGGACACAATCGAACGGTCCACATCGACCGGGAATGGCTGCAAGAGCAGTACCTCGTCCGTCAACGCTCCGCCACCGATCTCGCGGCCGAGCTGGGCATCGGCGCATCCACTCTGCTCAAGCGCATCAAGGAAGCCGGCATACAAACCCGCACACGTGGTGGAGGAAGCCACCAACGCGTTCTCCACCGCGATACCGAACTCCAACACATCCCGTCACAGCTGCGGCCCGCGCTCACCGGCAGACTGGGCCGAACTCGCCTCGAACTCTTCGCCGCCGCAGCCCCCTACGGCAGTCTCGCCAAAGCCGCCAAAGCCCTCGACATCGTTGACGCCACCCTCCGAACTGCCATCCGCCAGGTTGAAGCCGACCTCGGCCTCCACCTCATCGAACGCGCCACCCCCACCACGCCGATGCAGCTCACCGGCCCAGGACGCCGCATCCTCGCCGTCATCCACGCGTGGCAACGCGGCGAAGAGGCTCCGACGCCAGCGTTCTCGGCGACGAACCCGCCTCCGCCCGCAGGGCCGACCCTGCTCACCACATCGAAGCGGGACGATCTTGAGTAG